The Longimicrobium sp. genome segment GCACGGGCGGGGCACGCACGCGCCACTCCGGCGGCCGGAGCGGCGGCCATCCAGCACACGGGCGAACCACGGGCGGCGGTGGAGGCGGCGAGCGACGCGGAGCTGGTTCAGCGGGTGTTGGGCGGCCACGCGCCCACCTACGAAGTCCTGGTGCGCCGGTACCAGGAATCGCTGTTCCGTCACGCCGTAGGGATGGTGGGCGACTCCGACGCCGCGGCCGACCTGGTGCAGGATTCGCTGGTCAAGGCCTACACGCGGCTGGGCACCTGCGACCCCGACCGGTTCGCCGCGTGGCTCTTCCGCATCCTCCGCAATCGCTGCAAGGACTGGCTGAAGAGCCGCCGCCGCCGCGACGTCCCCCTGGTAGACGACGCGCACGCCGCCCCCGCGTCCGACGACCCCCTCCGCACGCTGGA includes the following:
- a CDS encoding RNA polymerase sigma factor; the encoded protein is MRSARAGHARATPAAGAAAIQHTGEPRAAVEAASDAELVQRVLGGHAPTYEVLVRRYQESLFRHAVGMVGDSDAAADLVQDSLVKAYTRLGTCDPDRFAAWLFRILRNRCKDWLKSRRRRDVPLVDDAHAAPASDDPLRTLESTELGQVVSAALARLPEAQREAFLLKHVEGRSYEEMADMLDTGVSALKMRVMRAREALQEMLREKI